The following coding sequences are from one Pseudomonas mendocina window:
- a CDS encoding NahK/ErcS family hybrid sensor histidine kinase/response regulator: MARRSDEALAGLLGLGSQSARKSHYPELLARLEELETERNRYKWLFEHAVHGIIQASLQDGVLAANPAMARMLGYDDPQQVLWSLGDLARHLFVGGFDELEVIRQRLSQGQALLGYETRLRRRDGSTIDVLMNLLLKPEGEGVFEGFVADITERKQAQQRLQQLNDELERRVAARTYELLESNRNLQRQIEERERIELALREARDAAEAANRSKDKYLAAASHDLLQPLNAARLLISTLRERELPSAEQNLVERSHLALEGAEDLLADLLDISKLDQAAIKPDLDVYRLEELLAPLASEFESVASASGLRLRARIANYAVHTDFRLLTRILRNFLSNACRYTERGGVLLGARRRGAFVELQVWDSGRGIAADQLDTIFLEFSQLEVGRAAERKGVGLGLAIVERIARMLGYPVQVRSLPGRGSVFSIRVPLAQEVPRRQVQSVAQPLLGNPLPGRRLLVVDNEVDILHSMAALLGQWGCEVITAVDLPEALQRLEGRAPEVILADFHLDHGVLGCQVIQQLRSEFSRPIPALIISADRSDACRRDLQALGAPLLNKPVKPGKLRAVLSQLLMDT, encoded by the coding sequence ATGGCGAGGCGCTCTGACGAAGCGCTGGCCGGGCTGCTGGGGCTCGGCAGCCAATCGGCGCGCAAGAGCCATTACCCCGAGCTGTTGGCGCGTCTGGAGGAACTGGAAACCGAGCGCAATCGCTATAAATGGCTGTTCGAGCACGCTGTGCACGGCATCATCCAGGCCAGCCTGCAGGACGGCGTGCTGGCGGCCAACCCGGCTATGGCGCGCATGCTCGGTTATGACGACCCGCAACAGGTGCTGTGGTCGTTGGGCGATCTGGCCCGCCACCTGTTCGTGGGCGGCTTCGACGAGCTGGAAGTGATTCGCCAGCGGTTGAGCCAGGGCCAGGCCCTGCTCGGCTACGAAACGCGTTTGCGCCGGCGCGACGGCAGCACCATCGATGTGCTGATGAACCTGCTGCTCAAGCCTGAAGGCGAGGGCGTCTTCGAAGGCTTCGTCGCCGATATCACCGAACGCAAGCAGGCACAGCAGCGTCTGCAACAACTCAATGACGAACTGGAGCGCCGCGTCGCCGCGCGCACCTATGAGCTGCTCGAATCCAACCGCAACCTGCAGCGGCAGATCGAAGAGCGTGAGCGCATCGAACTGGCCCTGCGCGAGGCGCGCGACGCAGCCGAAGCCGCCAACCGCAGCAAGGACAAGTACCTGGCGGCGGCCAGTCACGACCTGCTGCAGCCGCTCAATGCCGCGCGCCTGCTGATTTCCACGTTGCGTGAGCGTGAATTGCCGAGTGCCGAGCAGAACCTGGTCGAGCGCAGTCACCTGGCGCTGGAAGGCGCCGAGGATCTGCTCGCCGACCTGTTGGATATTTCCAAGCTGGATCAGGCCGCGATCAAACCGGATCTCGATGTTTATCGCCTTGAAGAGTTACTCGCGCCGCTGGCTTCGGAGTTCGAAAGCGTGGCCTCGGCCAGTGGTCTGCGCTTACGGGCGCGAATTGCCAATTATGCGGTGCATACCGATTTCCGCCTGCTGACGCGTATCCTGCGCAACTTTCTCAGTAATGCTTGCCGTTACACCGAACGTGGCGGCGTGCTGCTCGGCGCACGGCGGCGTGGCGCTTTCGTCGAGCTACAGGTGTGGGATAGCGGGCGAGGGATCGCCGCGGATCAACTGGACACGATCTTCCTCGAATTCAGCCAGCTGGAGGTCGGGCGGGCGGCCGAGCGCAAGGGCGTCGGTCTGGGCCTGGCCATCGTCGAACGCATCGCCCGCATGCTGGGCTACCCGGTGCAAGTGCGCTCGCTGCCGGGGCGCGGTTCGGTGTTCAGCATCCGCGTGCCGCTGGCGCAGGAGGTTCCACGGCGCCAGGTGCAATCCGTGGCGCAGCCGCTGCTCGGTAATCCCTTGCCGGGTCGGCGCCTGCTGGTGGTCGATAACGAAGTGGACATCCTGCACAGCATGGCCGCACTGCTTGGCCAATGGGGTTGCGAAGTGATCACGGCAGTCGATCTGCCCGAGGCCTTGCAGCGGCTGGAGGGCAGGGCGCCGGAGGTGATCCTGGCGGATTTTCACCTCGATCATGGTGTGCTCGGTTGCCAGGTGATCCAGCAACTGCGT
- the ercA gene encoding alcohol dehydrogenase-like regulatory protein ErcA, with protein sequence MSHDLNQLRKFVSPEIIFGAGSRHNVGNYAKTFGARKVLIVSDPGVVAAGWAGDVEASLQAQGIAYCLYTRVSPNPRVEEVMEGAELYRSEGCNVIVAVGGGSPMDCAKGIGIVVAHGRSILEFEGVDTIRVPSPPLILIPTTAGTSADVSQFVIISNQQERMKFSIVSKAVVPDVSLIDPETTLSMDPFLSACTGIDAMVHAIEAFVSTGHGPLTDPHALEAMRLINGNLVQMIANPGDIALREKIMLGSMQAGLAFSNAILGAVHAMSHSLGGFLDLPHGLCNAVLVEHVVAFNYSAAPERFKVIAETLGIDCRGLNHTQIRQRLVEHLIAFKHAMGFRETLGLHGVSTSDIPFLSSHAMDDPCILTNPRESTQRDVEVVYGEAL encoded by the coding sequence ATGAGCCACGATTTGAATCAGCTACGAAAATTCGTTTCCCCCGAGATCATCTTCGGCGCCGGTTCCCGGCATAACGTCGGCAACTACGCCAAGACCTTCGGTGCGCGCAAAGTGCTGATCGTTTCCGATCCCGGTGTGGTGGCGGCCGGCTGGGCTGGCGATGTCGAGGCCAGCCTGCAGGCTCAGGGCATCGCCTACTGCCTGTACACCAGGGTATCGCCCAACCCGCGCGTGGAAGAGGTGATGGAAGGCGCCGAGCTGTATCGCAGCGAGGGTTGCAACGTCATCGTCGCGGTCGGCGGCGGTAGCCCGATGGACTGCGCCAAGGGCATCGGCATCGTCGTCGCCCATGGCCGCAGCATTCTCGAATTCGAAGGCGTGGACACCATCCGTGTGCCGAGCCCGCCGCTGATCCTGATCCCGACCACCGCCGGCACCTCGGCCGACGTGTCGCAGTTCGTGATCATCTCCAACCAGCAGGAGCGGATGAAGTTCTCCATCGTCAGCAAGGCCGTGGTGCCGGACGTGTCGCTGATCGATCCGGAAACCACGCTGAGCATGGATCCGTTCCTGTCGGCCTGCACCGGCATCGATGCCATGGTGCACGCCATCGAGGCGTTCGTCTCCACCGGCCATGGCCCGCTGACCGACCCGCACGCGCTGGAAGCCATGCGCCTGATCAACGGCAATCTGGTGCAGATGATCGCCAACCCAGGTGATATCGCCCTGCGCGAGAAGATCATGCTCGGCAGCATGCAGGCCGGCCTGGCGTTCTCCAATGCGATTCTCGGCGCGGTGCACGCAATGAGCCACAGCCTCGGTGGTTTCCTCGACCTGCCGCACGGCCTGTGCAATGCCGTGCTGGTCGAACACGTGGTGGCGTTCAACTACAGCGCCGCACCGGAGCGTTTCAAGGTCATTGCCGAGACCCTGGGCATCGACTGCCGCGGGCTCAATCACACGCAGATCCGTCAGCGCCTGGTGGAGCATCTGATCGCCTTCAAACACGCCATGGGCTTCCGCGAGACGCTTGGCCTGCATGGCGTCAGCACCTCGGACATTCCGTTCCTGTCCAGCCACGCGATGGATGATCCATGCATCCTCACCAATCCGCGTGAATCGACCCAGCGTGACGTCGAGGTGGTCTATGGCGAGGCGCTCTGA